Genomic segment of Rhinoderma darwinii isolate aRhiDar2 chromosome 12, aRhiDar2.hap1, whole genome shotgun sequence:
GGGGGTGCCCCCACACAGTCAGTAAAGATGGACAAATTTCTATGTTCACCTTCACAGTCTTCTGCCAGTACTAAGACCATACCTGCTAAAAGAGGTGAAAGGTGGAGACCCTGTAAGACCTACATTGCTAGGTGGCTTAGTGCTAGAAATGGGGGGTATTAGAACAGACGTTACCCTTATAACCTTATAAGAGGTGATCTCTCTAAAATAAAGGAGAGAATGGTTTTAGCTGAAGACAGGATTTCAGACATTGAGGGTACCGTGTCTACTCTACCGAAAGAATTGCAAAGTTTGAAACAATCCAATAAAGATATGTTTAGCAAACTGACAGATCTAGAGGATAGCTCCAGTAGAGCCAACCTATGTTTGATTGGTCTTCTGGAAAATGCAGAGGGTCCAGATTGTGTTCTTATTGTTAAGAACTGGTCACTGGATAAATTTGGGGAGACCTCTGTGTCAAATTTCTTTTCTGTGGAGAGAGCACATCAGGCCCTATGAATACCGATGCTGATTAAGTTGCTAACTGCAGGGGATCGGGACACCATACTTCGGAAGACAGGAATTATCTATGATCTCACCCAACATAAATCAAAAATTTAATTCACAAGCCACTACTAAGAAGAGGATTCAGTTTTCCGATATTAAGAATATTCTCAGAAAGGCAGGAATACAATATTCCCTACTTTTTCTAGCTAGGCTGCGAGTCATCCATGAAGATCGCACTGTCTTCTTTGACTCCACAGAGAAGGCGGTGACATGGATGGATAATAAGAAGATCTAGCCAGCTCTGAAATGTGAATGAttgtctctttttctctcttcttGCTATAGGGCCTATTCAACTTTACAGTGTATACTTTCTTTTGATAGGATAAGGGGTAGTTTAGTGTTTGAATTAAAGGAGGAGTGGGATGGTTGGGGAGCAGCATTGCTTTGTATAGGAGCTTGCTAGGTCGAAGCCTTGGGAGCTAACTAGAAGGAGAGGGTTGGGTTGGGGGCGGGCGCACAGAGGAggattgtgttgttttttttcttttagtttttttttcctattttagttTAAATTATGAAAGTTCTTTCTTGGAACGTCAAAGGATTGGGGCATAGGCTGAATAAATGTGCAGTGTTTAACTTAATTTAAAACTATCTTCCTGCACAGAGACCCTGGATGAGTAAAATGTATCACTCAATATTCTCATCACTTTCAATGGGGTATAACAAACTTTATTCATTACAGGATTAATGCCCAGATAATGGATGTGTTTATTGATGAGGAGGGTAGGTTTGTGGCGATATATGGTAGATTTGAGGGGATCTTGTTGCAGTTTATAATCCCTCTTCGTTAAATACTTTTTAGAATATTTTTGTCTCACCTGAATGATAAAGGGGGATTGCCCCCTACTTATTGTAGGGGACTGTAACCTTGCACCTAATGAGGATATAGCTAGAGTCCGCAAAATAATTGTTGGTGCGGGTAGCAATCTAaccaattttacattttttgagTGGAGTGGGCTGGATTGAAGTTCGGCTTTTAAGACATCCTGATGCACGTCAATTCTTCTGCTACTCAAAATCTTCAGATTCCCTTTCGCGGATTTACCTAGCACTTGTTAATGAACCAATGTTAAGAGTGATTAAAAGGGTGAATTATGAGACACGATTAGTGTCTGATTACTTCCCGTTGTTGGTAGAAATGTGTCTGGGAGGTCAAAGACCTGGCAATGTTAGAATCAGCCCCTCGTTGCTACAAGACACATTGGTGGACAAGAAATTGGTCTACCAGATTTACTACTTTTTTCAGATAAATGAAGGCTCTGCCTCCATTTTGGTTATATGGGATACATTCCAAACGTGCATCAATTAAGAATATAGTAACCAACTATCTCATAATAGCCCAAAGTGTTTTTCAATGGCTTGAAAGGATTAAGCTACTGTATTCCAATCCTAGGGCTAGGATTGGAatgggtgttttttcttctcctCTGTTCGGCTTGTCGTGGGGCACCCGCCAGGGATGCCCCCTTTCTCCATCACTATTTATTCTTCTTTTCGAGGCCTTGGCTGTAAAAATTAGAACTGATCCCTTGATAAGAGGTTTTCCTGTGGGAGGAGTGGAGTAGAAGATCTCCTTGTACGCCGCCGTCAGACTACTGTTTCTGAGAGATGTTTTGTGGATGTGAAGAATGTGAATCATATTGGTGAACTTCAAGTGGTCAAAGTCAAAGTTCCTGGCCTTTGATCCTTGTTATGCAGCAAAGGACTTGTCTGAACTCCTGGTGGTAGACTCATTCCAAAACCTGGGCATAATGTTTAGACTGCTGACAGATTATGTGTTGCTGAACATTCTACCTTTATTTGGAACACTGAgacaaaaagttaaaatttgGAACAGACTACTTCGGCAGTGTTCATGCTATAGTATGagggagaccaaaactaggatgGATTATCGCGGTTGTTTGGAAATTACTCCAATATGGAATAatatctatctgcctgagttcttTTTAGTACAAAAGGTACAATTCTGGGGGAAACACAGGATTACTAAAATTTCACACTTATTTGAAAACGAGGAACTATAATCCTTTCAAGCCCTTCAAAAAGACTTTGGGGTATCAAGAGCTAGTTGGTTACTATATGCTTAATTGATGTATGCTTGGAATTCTACTGGAGATAAAACTAGGTTTAGAATTAAACCATTTGCTATAGGTGACACATTGTGAAATACGTCACAGACTAAACGGATTATTTCACTTTGTTATAAACTTGTGTTCAATGTATAAAAATCAACTTGaatttattaatacaaataaaCGGGTAAGGGATCTGGGACAAATTACCCAGCAACAATGGGATTCAGTTTCTAAAAATGTGGAGGGGGTATCACTTAATTTAGCTCACCACTTTTCACAATTTATGGTGATTTATAGGTTACATTTTACCCCTTAGAAAATAGTTAAAATTGGCTACAGAACCATGGACGATTGACCTAAGCGTGGCACTTTCGACACTGATTTTGTACGCCTACTTTAGAGATGTCCCAAATTACACCAATATTGGACTTAGGtcctaaaatgtattaaaatgatCGTACCACTTTGGGTCAATCAAGAAGATGCACTAATACTTTTGGGGGATTCTACTAATTTTGATAAATTGTACAATAGGGCCCGGGCTCAGTTGACACTCCAATTGCAATTTTTAGCCCATTTGGGGTTCCCAAAAAAATGGATGTCATCTCTTGTGGCTGGAAAAGTCAGGTGTACATGACTCTGTTGCACGAAAGGTCATACTTTCTAGAAAAAGCTACGATAGATCAATTCCTGACTAAATGGAACCCCATGGTTCAATCAGCTAGAGAAGCAAGAAAGGATCTAGGCCCTGAGGAATATTAGGTATacccatatattttttattttatttctctccctcgttcatatgggggttatatatgagTGATTTGATGTTGTTTTCTTTCTATATGATGTATTTTTGttaagcaaataaaaaaaaaactcaatgtAACTATCTGTGAgaagtgctggaaaaacaagtacgATCCATGGAGACCGACCTTGCAACCTACAgaatttaaaggatctgctgctagcgTCTTGGTGCCATATACCACATGATGAAGAGATGAATGAAAAACAGCAGTATCATATGCGGTAATGGCACCAGGCACGGAGGAAGAAGAAATAATTCTCTGAGGTATTTTTCAATGGTACTCTTTAATAGAACGACAACGCGTTTCTAGACACAGTGTGTTacagacctgacgaagggaccaggtcGGTCCGGAAACGCATTGTCGTTCTATTAAAGAGTACCATTGAAAAATACCTCAGAGaatttcttcttcttcctctgtgCCTGGCACCGTTACCGCATATGATACTGCTGTTTTTCATTCATCTCTTCATTATATGTTTGTCCCCGGTAAGAAGGATTCCTCCACCGACGGACTGCAGTGAGTGGCAGCCGGCAAAAACATCGAGTGTCTACACTTGATCTGAACTCTGTCCGATCTCTCCATTGTGTACTTCTCATGTTTTTGTGTTGCTGTTTCCCCCACCTCCATGAGCAAATAGCTGTGAATAGATTTTTATTAGTtttcctttttcatttttctaccgGTAGACCTCTGTAGTCAAATTGTGAAGGCATTCAGAGCTATGAATACTTTACGCACATTATTCTTTATAACCCAGCAGTGCAGTGAGGTGAAAGCAAGTACATTCATAACTTCTGGTACTGGTACTGCAGACACTCCAGTAAATATTACCCACAAGTCTAAATATAATCCACAAGAACAAGTTGTCCATTGTGATTGTACAGTCCTCCGAAAAGTTGAAGGTGTCAAATACATTACCCCGGTAAAATCTGCTCCAGTATTTCAGGGTTATAAAGTATTTGTATCAAAATCAGTGATATGCCGAGGCTGTGATATTAATTTCAGGTACTTGGTTCATTTACTTTATGTGCACAACTTCCCAGTTGACAATCACAATCTACTGTACGCGACCAGGCGACAATGGTCAGGTTAGAAGTATTCCTTCATGTTTTAAATTGAAGCATTGACGGATATGCTTTGACAATCTACATCTTCTGCAAATCCCGTGTCCATTATCATAGTAGTATCCTAcatattttccattgactccTTTTCATACAGTCTCACATGATCGCATAAGGCCAAACAGTCCGTTTTTGCAATTTACAAATAAACATCCACTAATCTAGCATTATTAGACGCTATTGGGGTCACTCCTGATGAAATACACTGGATGGCCACTTTATTAAAGACACCCATCTAGTCGCGCATTGGACCTGCATCGGCCTTCAGAACCGCAGCAATTTGCCGTGGCATCGATTCCACTAATAGTTCTGCAGAAATATTGTCCAATGCAGACAGAATATCTTCTCATAGTTTTCACTAAAGGGTCCTTCTGTCAGAGGGTAAACAGCTGCTATAAAGGGATGAACTTGATCGGACACAATGtttaggtaagccctactgtttaaatgtccatccacaggtatcagaagACCCAGTGTTTGACaggaaaacattccccacaccattactccacctccactAGCCATGAACTGTTCACACCTGTTAGAAAGGGTTCATCGATTTATGCTGCTTTCGTCAGAGTCTGACCTTTCCATTAGCATGGTGTCACAGAAATCTGACCAGGTAATATTTTTCCAGTGATCCAATTTCTGCACCATTTTGCCCACTTGAGTCTTCTCTTTCCATtcccttagacagcaatggcCCTCAGACTGGTCGTCTTCTGTTATAGCTCATCCATCCTAAGGAACGACGAGTTGTGTGTTCGGACACGTTAGTTGtagcaccagtgatgtatatggctgcaatttgcttgactgtgcaccGGCTGTTTCTGGACATCCTCCGCTGACCCCTTTCATCGACAAGTTGTTTACGTCCATAGGATCCCCTTTTGTTGGATATTTTTAATCGATCACACTGTACTTGGTTTACTCTGGACACCATTGCATGACAAAACCTTATAAGGttggtagttttttttaaatacgggCCCCCGGCTAGTCTAGCACCGATGGCCATGCCTCGTTCAAGATTGCTCGATTTTTCCCAATCTAATGTGGATTgacactgaaactgatccacaGAAAATCAAATCATGAAAGGGCAGGTGTTTCTAACAAAGTGTCCATTTAGTGTAtatccttaaagggatcctgtcagcagttttgaggcctcaaaactgctgacagggtgaTAGAAGGGAGGTAATTTTAAACGCATCTCTGATTCTCGATGTTTGAACACCCCAGCGCAGCAGTCACAAGTGCCACTCTCTTctctgagtgatggctctagTGGCCAATTAGGGAACCGCTAGAGTCGTCGATAAGACTAAGTCGTCGCTAAGAGCAGAGAGGCGGGGCTTGCAGCGTGCAGTGCAGGAGTACTTGCACATCAAGTCCCGCCTCGGTGGTTCTTGCAATAAGTGCGCCGGAAGAATTAAACATTATTTTCTCGGTAAGCTTAAAATGCCCTCCCCTATATCaccctgtcagaagttttgaggcCTTTACAACTGATGAGAAGTTCCCTCAAAAGTGAACCTCTACTTTTTaacactctaaggccccatgcacacgacagtatttgtcATCAGTAATTACGAACAGCaaatactgacagtaattactgacccattaatttctcttggccacggacacctttcagtatttttacggcaaggactctcgcatagaagtctatggaagttTCCGTATAgtgtccgtatttatggaagcattGCAATGCAATATTCTtaatgacatcatttgcatcttCCCTCTTTTTTTCACAGACCCGTATATACGGTTGCAATAcaaaccgtatttacggacaccctgccGTATATACTGTTATAAGTACTGATCCATATTTGCggtcagtatttcgggatagaggaatatactgtcgtgtgcatgaggccttagttttagTTTCAAATTTCTGTATAGATTAAtttcatattatttatttatagggGTCAGTTTCTCTGATACGGAGCGCCAAATCCCCTACCTATAAGGAACTTAGGTGCATTCGGCATACTGTTTGATTATGAGTTTAAGATATAAACATTATACAATACGCTCCTAAACTCCcaatagtggtggctgcagacagccaaaatgttataatttaaaggagttttcccatcagagacatttatgacatatccacaggatatgtcataaatatctgatagatgcgggtcccacttctggtaCTCGCATCTATCTCTGgaataaaccctgttctaccattGTCTGATgttgctgcctcccggccacttccttttttatatggtcgggagttacgaaaacagggtagctggctgagctacgctgtttccgtaacgcccatAGTGGGGAATGGCAGTTACGTAAGTAGCGTAGAAtgcgagctacgctttttccgtaactaccattcagttctatgggacttacggaaacagcgtagctcagcgagctattctgttttcgtaactcccgaccctgtaacctttttcatggttggaattcagccacaacacagcagcagaaccgggtttagggggcccctttctagagataggtgcgggtcccagagctgggacttgcatctatctgacatttatgacatatcctgtggatatgtcataaatgtctctcaggaGAAaaccagtgacatgtcagaagtttcaggTGAGTTTCTATTGGGTCCATACAcaattacatcggctttccgagaaaagctgatcagaaaccaaTCGGCTTAGCACTTCTgcgtctttgttttagcgatcggtgggggtcaccaCAGTGTACagactatgtcactatgacatgtcagaagtttgttgaacgtttagttacccgttAAAGCTCTTTATAAAGAAAATTGATGCAAACTTTACATTATGGCACCCTTTTTTCCAGCTCTCGTATGTCTTTGCGCACAAGACCTGGCACTGTGTTGAATCTATTTATATTATAAATGTGTAGTCAACATTTGTATGTgatatagctctgtctacaggtaTTACATTATTTGCATTTCTCATGATATACATCTCCTGCCATGGTCCTATATAACACTACTGCTGAAATACTGTGTACTataaatttatcaaaactgtctaacagtaaaataggctttgttgcccatagcaaccaatcacagtgcagctttcattttggcACAGCAGTTTAAGACATGAAAGCTGtgccctgattggttgctatgttcAACAAAGCCTCTTTTACTgtcagacagttttgataaataaggcccactTTTAACTACTAATACATTTGTTTAAACTGGTGGTCCGCCCTGGGCGATTCTTTTTTGTTAGAGAGCAAGCTGGGGAGGCTGGGGACAGTATTTTCCACTACTACACTTAGGTccataattatttggacagtgacacaatcttcatgatttgggctctgctgccaccacattgtattttaaatgaaacaactgaaatggaattgaagtttagacttgcAGGTTTAATTTAAGGGGTTGGACAAAAATAtcgtgtgaaacgtttaggaattgccaccatttttctacacggcctcctcatttcagggactcaaaagtaattggacaaattaacattaccagaaataaaatgtttttttaatactttgtagagaatcctttgcaggcaatgacggcctgaagtctggagcccatggacatcaccaaacactgggtttcctcctttgtgatgctttgcccggcctttactgcagcatcTTCAGTTGtttcttgtttgtgggtctttctgccttaagttttgtgttaagcaagtgaaatgcagcttgatcggggtgagatctggtgatgactcggccattgcagaatattccacttctttgccttataaactcctgggttgctttcgcagtatgttttgggtcattgtccgtctgtactgtgaagcgacgtccaatcaaccttgctgcatttggttgaatctgagcagaaagtaaatccctgaacacttcagaattcatccggctgcttctgtcttcagtcacatcatcaataaacagtaGTGACACAGTgcatttggcagccatgcatgcccatcccatcacactgcccccaccacgccatcacactgcccccaccatgccatcacactgtccccaccatgttttacagaggatgtggtggctttggatcatgagccgttccataccttctccatactttcttcctcctatcattctggtgcaggttgatcttagtttcatgctgttccagaactgggcggcttctttacatgttgtttgtcaaagtctaatctggcctttctatttttgaggctgattaatggtttgcaccttgtggtgatccctctgtatttgctctcattaagtcttctctttatggtagacttagatactgatccacctacttccaggagagtgttcttcacttgggtagatgttgtgaaggtgtttttcttcaccatggaaaggattctgcgatcatccaccactgttgtcttccatggacgtccaggccttttggagttcacgagatcaccagagcGCTCTTTTTTCcccagaatgtaccaaactgttgatttggccactcctaacatttgtgctctctctgatggatttcttcattttttccggcctaacgatggtctgtttcatttgcattgagagctcctttgacctcatgttgtgggttcacagcaatagcttccaaatgcaaattccaCACCTGTAATCAAGTCCAGACCctgtacctgcttaattgatgagggattaacgagggaatagcccatgcagcccattacatAGCTTTTGAGTTaagtgtccaattacctttggtcccttgaaaaagaggcagctacatattaaagagctgtaattcctaaaccctccctcaaattaggatgtgataccctcaaattaaaactgggactctgcactttaagcccatattgattatataactttatattcaatatgttttggtaaacagctaaaataccaaaacttgtgtaactgtccaaataattctgaacctaaaTGTATGttcaccaaaaaaaaaaggaaaaatgagaCAGCGCTTCATAGGGCAACACAATTTTAACAGCAAGATCTGGGTGATGGGTGAATATATACACACCCGTCTATCAGTGCTGTGCTGACGGACACAACTCCCATGAATGTCTTATAATGAGTTCAATGGTGGAGCTGTAGCAAGGCTTCCCCTGCCCGGGATCTTGTATATAAGGTCGTATCTGGAAAAATCGTCCATGGGAGAGAAAGAGATGGTGATTATTGCCGCTGCTCACAGAAGTCCAAGGATTGTCATGGGTAtttgaaaatattatttttattaggaacAGAGATTACGCGTTTCATGGTTGGACCAACCCTATCGTCAAGCAAGTACACCCGTATACTTACCTGACCAGGTGGTTGATCCAACCCCGAAACGCGTAATGTTTGCACCTAGGATAAAGTGAATTTTTAAATAACTGAGACGCTCCTTGGACATTTGTGATCAGCGTCGGCGACAAAATCCTATTTCTTTCCCATAGACGATTTTTCCTCTACTGTGACCTTTCACGATCAACTGTATTCGGTGGAGAGAACCCAGCAGCAAGGGTTCAATTACACTGCAGTGACACCACAGGAaatatgaagcattacacaacaaTAAGGGGCTTTTCATGTAATACAAAAAGTGCTGATTCCTCCAGACAGAGAGATGTTCATTGTAGCTTATCGATGCTGCACCAGAAAtatagcaataaaaaaaacaagtaaaaaaaaaagaagcaatatCATATATTATAAAGTTATAATTCTCATGGTGAAAAGTATAAACCATTTACAGATAACAGAAAGAACATTAAATGGAACAAAGggtgaattaataaaaataatgagAAAAAAAGGGGCGTGAGGATGTAGCGGGGAAGGAAGTTAAAAAGTAAAGGTAAATTGAGGATAGTGACCTCGGAGGTAATAACAGTTCTGTAAgttggaaatgggttttctaaaccaaacaaaccctttaaaggggttctcggtTTGGACGATCCCTAcctacaataagctgatcacaaagtgtcctcctgctttGACCCCCAGAAATCAACTGttatctgtggggggggggggattttcagtaagtgttcaatttccctgcaacgCCACCACAGTGCTCCTTCAGgttaatgggttgtctgtgtaatacaggaccggACAGGTCTTCCAGAgctagagacactctttgtaaccgctctccactatggccaagagctgaggatcctgaacagtggATAGCCTATATTAGTTCATAATTCCTAAAAAGTGTGTTTGGAAATGGAGTTTTTAAACTGGACAAATCTTTTACGGAAAAACTTTATTTAGCACATGTGGAAAAATAACTATTCTCTATTGAATTTTTCTGATGGCTTTGTAACTCTTTCCACACTGAAATattttaacaactttatttttatcTGATCTGGAATTTCTTATCATCCTGGTACAATGTTTTTAGGGAAACCTTGAGGGGGCAAACCTTGAGGTGGCAAACTTACCCTCATGTTAAATTTCATTATATATATTAAGGTTCAGAGTTAGACCCACTACACATCACATTTTTGCCTCCTATCGGAGGCCACCCGACGTATATCTCCGATAGCAGGctgcaacatatcccactgtataggtatAAAGTGGGACACGTCTCCCGAACCCCTAGGGAGAGCGCTACCTGAAGTGATGTGCCCAGGTAGCTCTTGACGCCAGGAGCTACAATGCCGGAGTCCCAGATCACAGCATCGTaagtgctctggccagggactccggaCCAGGGGCAGCCCGTTATGTCGGAGAATAGGGTAGCATGCTTCAGTATTATATCAAGTAGGAAGAAATTAATTTCTGATATATCCATTATAGGTCGATAGGTGTAAAACAAAACAGATCCTAATGGATTATAATGGATCATGGGCGACTCGTCAAATATGATGGATCATGGTGGATCATAAGCGATCAGTCTTGTATTCTGTATAAACAGAAACCATGACCCCAGTGTGAACAGTGTCTCTACCTCATATGTTGTATTTCAAAGTAGTAACTTGaataattttcttttctttttcagaACTGGAATATAACAGAGAATCGGAATGCTTGAGGATATGAGTAATAGTATTTTATCAAGATTTGCATTAATAGCAACCAAAAAAGAACTTTGATCTACCGATGATTTGCTGTCCCCTCACTCGTAATTTTCATTGACAGTTTTCTCGAAGAAATCCTAACAATTCCTTTTCCATCAATTTCGGATTCTAAAAGCAATGTTTTTGTGATGAATACAGGAGATAATTTTATATAACCCTGGACACcacctcaggaaaaaaaaaacgaaataaacatTAAGATTTTATGTGGATTTGTTACTATATAGTCTACTTTTTATACTGGGATCTTACATAGACCAAGAGACCAAAGCCTCACGAGAAGAAGGGAGCATTTGAGATTACAACATGAAGGATCTGTAAATGGAACCTAAACAATGAATGCCACCAAAATGTTTGCATCGACCGTAGTTTTACTAAAAAAGTAAGTACGACATTGATCACCTTCTTGATGATGCATTACTAATGCATAAGAGCTGTACTTTCTTCATGAAAACCCGGAATACAGTGGCAAAAAATGGTTCTTCCACCTCCAGACAAGCGTCATGTGTGTCTTACAACAATCGTTATTATGACCAGCATGGCCTTCATGGATGCATATCTTGTGGAGCAAAACCAAGGCCCAAGGAAGATTGGGGTATGCATTATTGTGCTGGTTGGAGACATCTGCTTCTTAATTGTTCTGCGCTACGTGGCCGTCTGGGTTGGAGCTGAAGTAAAAACAGCCAAGCGAGGCTATGCAATGATTTTGTGGTTTCTGTACATATTTGTTTTGgaaattaaattatattttatatttcagaATTACAAAGCTGATAAGAAAAATTTAGATACTGTCGCTAGAAAGGCATTGACGTTGCTCTTATCCATCTCTGTCCCAGGACTATATCTGGTTCTGGTGTCACTAGACAGCATGGAGTATGTTAGGACATTTAGGAAAAAGGAAGATTTGAGGGGTCGTCTTTTTTGGGTTGCTCTTGATTTACTTGACATTTTGGATATTCAAGCTAATTTGTGGGAGCCGCATAAAACGGGACTTCCCATATGGGCCGAAGGACTCATGTTTTTTTACTGCTACATCTTACTATTGATTTTACCTTGTGTCTCTTTGAGTGAAATAAGCATGCAAGGGGAGCATATTGCTCCTCAGAAGA
This window contains:
- the TMEM121 gene encoding transmembrane protein 121, yielding MVLPPPDKRHVCLTTIVIMTSMAFMDAYLVEQNQGPRKIGVCIIVLVGDICFLIVLRYVAVWVGAEVKTAKRGYAMILWFLYIFVLEIKLYFIFQNYKADKKNLDTVARKALTLLLSISVPGLYLVLVSLDSMEYVRTFRKKEDLRGRLFWVALDLLDILDIQANLWEPHKTGLPIWAEGLMFFYCYILLLILPCVSLSEISMQGEHIAPQKMMLYPVLSLVTINIVTIFIRVVNMILFQDSRVSTIFIGKNIIAISTKICTFLEYKKQVKEFPQNTIALELQQNSISHNQTIHNTQGVNHEQSPSREPMDT